From Permianibacter aggregans, a single genomic window includes:
- a CDS encoding sensor domain-containing diguanylate cyclase: MIRERLELALEAAGLDLWENDLISGVVTKKASKVFAELGYSEAEGAALVEDIFRIVHPDDVDLLKTAVADHLSGKTAQYRSEFRVKAKNGTWIWYGNYGRIMDAGKPDGGRRLIGVTFNIHERKCREQEIELMNRQLQDQNQLLERANEQLLTLAITDSLTGIYNRRKFIEAGESEFHRAHRQQTGLSLLMLDVDNFKEVNDTWGHAAGDAALRAIAAVCRLSVRHQVDTLARIGGEEFGIVLPQVNLDEAFNMAERLRRSVAEMPMPGEPGEFDQLRCSVSIGVVSMSEQWQSFEHMLQHADKALYLAKQSGRNTVRAVQQGSP, translated from the coding sequence GTGATCAGAGAACGTCTGGAATTGGCGTTGGAGGCAGCCGGTCTCGATCTGTGGGAAAACGATCTGATCTCCGGTGTGGTGACCAAGAAAGCGAGCAAAGTGTTTGCCGAGCTCGGTTACAGCGAGGCGGAAGGGGCGGCGTTGGTTGAAGACATCTTTCGTATTGTTCACCCTGATGATGTCGATTTGTTGAAAACAGCGGTGGCCGATCATCTGAGCGGCAAGACAGCGCAGTATCGCAGTGAATTTCGGGTGAAAGCAAAGAACGGCACATGGATTTGGTACGGTAATTACGGGCGTATCATGGATGCAGGAAAGCCCGACGGTGGCCGGCGTTTGATTGGCGTCACGTTCAACATTCACGAGCGCAAATGTCGTGAGCAAGAAATCGAACTGATGAACCGCCAGCTGCAGGATCAGAATCAATTGCTGGAGCGAGCCAACGAGCAACTGCTGACGCTGGCGATCACTGATTCACTGACTGGCATCTACAACCGTCGCAAATTTATCGAGGCGGGCGAAAGTGAATTTCATCGTGCCCATCGTCAACAAACCGGCTTGTCATTGCTGATGCTCGACGTTGACAACTTCAAGGAGGTCAACGATACCTGGGGACATGCTGCCGGTGATGCCGCGCTGCGCGCCATTGCCGCCGTCTGCCGTTTGAGTGTTCGTCATCAGGTGGATACGTTGGCGCGTATCGGTGGTGAGGAATTTGGCATCGTGCTGCCGCAAGTGAATCTTGATGAGGCCTTCAATATGGCTGAGCGCCTGCGCCGTTCGGTTGCGGAAATGCCGATGCCTGGCGAGCCAGGTGAGTTCGATCAACTGCGCTGTTCGGTCAGCATTGGTGTCGTGTCGATGAGCGAGCAATGGCAGAGCTTTGAGCATA
- a CDS encoding MBL fold metallo-hydrolase, with protein MFNSTHSVKHIIIATTASLAFTVQAAVPQVKTQAPGYYRMMLGKFEITALSDGTFEMPADKLLLNTTPEQINKALDYHYLSAPVMTSVNAFLINTGEKLVLIDTGAGTLFGPTLGKVPEALKAAGYQPEQVNEIYITHMHGDHVGGLTANGKATFPNAIVRAEQQDAEHWLSKEKMESVPEERRGAFKGAQMSFKPYQDAGRFKPFSGNTELLPGIRAEVTRAHTPGHTTYVVESEGQKMVFWGDLIHVAPVQMGNPDIAIQFDSDPRAAVVERRKAFDAAVNNGHWGAAAHISFPGIGHLRPENKGYDWIPANYHNAR; from the coding sequence ATGTTCAATTCCACCCATAGCGTTAAACACATCATCATCGCGACAACGGCGTCGCTGGCGTTCACCGTTCAGGCCGCCGTGCCACAAGTAAAAACCCAGGCACCCGGTTACTACCGGATGATGCTCGGCAAATTCGAAATCACCGCGTTGTCCGACGGGACTTTCGAAATGCCCGCCGACAAACTGTTGCTGAACACCACACCTGAGCAAATCAACAAGGCGCTCGATTATCACTACCTGTCGGCACCGGTGATGACGTCAGTGAATGCGTTCTTGATTAACACTGGTGAGAAGTTGGTGCTGATCGATACCGGCGCCGGTACTCTGTTCGGCCCGACTTTGGGTAAAGTACCGGAAGCCTTGAAAGCGGCCGGTTACCAGCCGGAACAGGTCAACGAAATTTATATCACCCATATGCATGGCGATCATGTCGGCGGTTTGACGGCAAATGGCAAAGCGACCTTTCCAAACGCCATCGTGCGCGCTGAACAACAAGATGCCGAGCACTGGCTCAGCAAAGAAAAAATGGAGTCGGTACCGGAAGAACGCCGCGGCGCGTTCAAAGGCGCGCAAATGTCATTCAAGCCTTATCAAGACGCTGGCCGCTTCAAACCATTCAGCGGCAACACCGAATTGCTGCCGGGCATTCGTGCCGAAGTCACCCGCGCCCATACACCGGGCCACACCACGTACGTCGTTGAAAGCGAAGGTCAGAAGATGGTGTTCTGGGGTGACTTGATTCATGTGGCGCCGGTGCAAATGGGCAATCCGGATATCGCCATTCAGTTCGACAGCGATCCGAGAGCCGCCGTCGTCGAACGACGCAAAGCCTTCGATGCGGCGGTCAACAACGGTCACTGGGGCGCTGCCGCCCATATTTCGTTTCCGGGTATTGGCCATCTGCGTCCGGAAAACAAAGGCTACGACTGGATTCCGGCCAATTATCACAATGCAAGGTAG
- a CDS encoding S-(hydroxymethyl)glutathione dehydrogenase/class III alcohol dehydrogenase — translation MSIKSRAAVAFGPKQALQIVEVDVAPPKAGEVLVRIVATGVCHTDAFTLSGDDPEGLFPAILGHEGGGVVEALGEGVTSVAVGDHVIPLYTPECRQCKFCLSGKTNLCQAIRATQGKGLMPDGSTRFWYQGKPIYHYMGTSTFSEYTVVPEIALAKIPKEAPLEKVCLLGCGVTTGIGAVRNTAKVQADSTVAVFGLGGIGLAVIIGAKLAQAKRIIAIDINPGKFALAKQLGATDCVNPNDFDKPIQEVIVELTDGGVDYSFECVGNVKLMRAALECCHKGWGESTIIGVAGAGQEISTRPFQLVTGRVWRGSAFGGVRGRSELPEYVRKAQAGEIPLDVFITHNLPLSDINDAFELLHQGKSIRSVIHMDK, via the coding sequence ATGAGCATCAAATCGCGCGCGGCCGTGGCATTTGGCCCGAAGCAAGCATTACAAATCGTTGAAGTGGATGTGGCGCCACCGAAAGCCGGCGAAGTATTGGTGCGCATTGTCGCTACCGGCGTTTGTCACACCGACGCCTTTACCTTGTCTGGTGATGATCCGGAAGGATTGTTCCCGGCCATACTCGGCCACGAAGGCGGCGGCGTGGTCGAAGCGCTTGGTGAAGGCGTAACGTCGGTAGCGGTCGGCGACCACGTCATCCCGCTGTACACACCAGAGTGTCGACAATGCAAATTCTGTTTGTCCGGCAAAACCAATTTGTGCCAAGCGATTCGCGCCACTCAGGGCAAAGGTTTGATGCCCGACGGCAGCACGCGCTTTTGGTATCAGGGCAAACCGATTTATCACTACATGGGTACATCGACATTCTCCGAGTACACCGTCGTGCCGGAAATTGCCCTGGCAAAAATTCCGAAAGAGGCGCCGCTGGAAAAAGTGTGTTTGCTGGGCTGTGGCGTTACCACCGGCATCGGTGCGGTGCGCAATACGGCAAAGGTGCAAGCCGACTCAACGGTCGCCGTGTTCGGACTTGGAGGAATTGGTCTTGCCGTCATCATCGGCGCGAAATTGGCACAAGCCAAACGCATTATCGCTATCGATATCAATCCCGGTAAATTTGCTTTGGCAAAACAATTGGGTGCTACCGATTGCGTCAATCCAAATGATTTCGACAAACCGATTCAGGAAGTTATCGTTGAGCTGACCGATGGCGGCGTTGACTACTCATTCGAGTGCGTCGGTAATGTCAAGTTGATGCGCGCGGCGCTGGAGTGCTGCCATAAAGGCTGGGGCGAATCGACGATTATCGGTGTCGCCGGCGCCGGTCAGGAAATTTCGACACGGCCATTTCAACTGGTCACCGGTCGGGTCTGGCGCGGTAGCGCATTCGGTGGCGTTAGGGGCCGCAGCGAATTGCCCGAGTACGTGCGGAAAGCGCAGGCCGGAGAAATTCCGCTTGATGTCTTCATCACCCACAATCTGCCATTGAGTGACATCAACGACGCTTTCGAGTTGTTGCATCAGGGCAAAAGCATACGCTCTGTGATTCATATGGATAAATAG
- the fghA gene encoding S-formylglutathione hydrolase — protein sequence MEKIAEQKSFGGLHQRYRHVSETVHCEMVFAVYLPPAAKEGNACPVLYWLSGLTCTDENFMQKAGAHRMAAELGLIIVAPDTSPRGKEVPGDPDGAWDFGHGAGFYLNATQEPWRTHYQMHDYVVQELPTLIETKLPFSGRRGISGHSMGGHGALVAALRHPARYQSISAFAPISNPMQCPWGEKAFRRYLGNNRSSWRQWDACELMAQSSANKPGDRVPILIDQGEADNFLQEQLKPEALEQAAAKHGYPLTLRRQPGYDHSYYFIASFIDDHLRYHAACLGNAD from the coding sequence ATGGAAAAAATTGCCGAACAGAAAAGTTTCGGTGGCCTGCACCAACGCTATCGACACGTCTCTGAAACCGTGCATTGCGAAATGGTCTTCGCGGTGTATTTGCCACCAGCGGCGAAAGAAGGGAATGCATGCCCAGTGCTGTACTGGCTTTCCGGGCTGACCTGCACCGATGAAAACTTTATGCAAAAAGCTGGCGCACATCGAATGGCAGCAGAGCTCGGCTTGATCATCGTCGCTCCTGATACCAGTCCGCGCGGTAAGGAGGTACCGGGCGATCCGGATGGTGCCTGGGATTTTGGTCATGGCGCCGGTTTTTATTTGAACGCCACACAAGAGCCTTGGCGAACGCATTATCAAATGCACGATTACGTAGTACAGGAACTGCCGACATTAATCGAAACGAAGCTGCCATTTTCCGGTCGGCGTGGCATCAGTGGCCATTCCATGGGTGGTCATGGCGCGCTGGTCGCTGCGTTACGTCATCCAGCGCGTTATCAATCGATTTCGGCGTTTGCCCCAATCAGCAACCCGATGCAATGCCCATGGGGAGAAAAAGCGTTCAGGCGTTACCTCGGTAACAACCGGTCCTCTTGGCGACAGTGGGATGCTTGCGAACTGATGGCGCAATCAAGCGCTAATAAGCCTGGAGATCGCGTACCCATTTTGATAGACCAAGGCGAGGCCGATAATTTTTTGCAAGAACAACTGAAACCCGAAGCATTGGAGCAAGCTGCCGCGAAGCACGGATACCCGCTGACGCTACGACGGCAACCCGGTTACGATCACAGTTATTATTTTATCGCCAGCTTTATCGACGACCATCTGCGCTATCACGCCGCGTGTTTGGGCAATGCTGATTAG
- a CDS encoding VOC family protein has product MKIDHITLLVSSLEASMSYYNALLPLLGFTKSKDHIWTDGKGFFFQFMQAKPETRPYERYGAGMNHLGFGADSPEQVQAIRSAMAEAGFPVPEIQHLKGATALFMKDPDGIRFEITYHPPGMAVVD; this is encoded by the coding sequence ATGAAAATCGATCACATCACCTTGCTGGTTTCTTCGTTGGAAGCCAGCATGTCGTATTACAACGCCCTGTTACCGTTATTGGGATTCACCAAGAGCAAAGATCATATATGGACCGACGGTAAGGGCTTTTTCTTCCAGTTCATGCAGGCAAAACCCGAGACGCGTCCTTACGAGCGATATGGTGCTGGCATGAACCACTTGGGTTTTGGCGCTGATTCACCCGAGCAGGTGCAGGCGATTCGTTCGGCAATGGCCGAGGCGGGCTTTCCGGTGCCAGAGATTCAACATTTGAAAGGCGCGACAGCGCTATTTATGAAAGACCCGGATGGCATACGATTTGAGATTACTTACCACCCACCCGGAATGGCTGTTGTCGATTGA
- a CDS encoding sensor domain-containing protein translates to MEPLGINNATTRPAVFHWLSQLRIPAFALDLQGQVAGWNEALVTLTGVPQAMMLGRKDPWLAFSETSQMLTAQSLLQQFQQAQRRGQVLPECIHEAGQYLLPHNRRECLLVSDATLLRDERGVICGVLQLIQDRSEQEKAATRFRRLFTASPDPVWIIENNTFVDCNDAAVSMLGYASREQLLNTHPSKLSPEFQPDGMSSYEKAELMMKLATQNGLHRFEWVHTRADGTDFDAEVTLARLEIGGNHAIYCTWRDITERKKSESAVRLYASVFQNSGEAILITDPQNRIVAVNPSLCRLTGYSEEELHGKNPRVLSAGRSPKSTYEQLWAALNSERFWQGELWDRRKDGSVFVKWAAISVNVDDAGNVVNYIASYNDISERKEAEARIDWLAHHDALTELLNRHGLAQQLKQVIASAQRNKQQLALIFLDLDRFKTINDTLGHHIGDQLLAEVARRLRALLRESDVIARLGGDEFVMALTELNSANQSMAVVRKLEAKLNEPYLIDGRLLHLTPSMGVALYPDDATCADELMRQADTAMYHAKESGRNNTQYYAAEMGQRAVVRMELERELWRALDSDQFTLYYQPIMCAQDGTICGAEALLRWHHPERGMISPAEFIPVAEECGAILKLGAWVLDEACRQMQAWQTAGIAPARIAVNISAHQLRQDGLLQWVGECLARYQLSAECLTLEVTETAAMERPENAIAILNALRQMGVELAIDDFGTGYSSLAYLQSLPIQSLKLDRRFVMHMCVNESDADIAAASIALAQKLGLKVVAEGVETVAQRDALVAQGCDMLQGFLFSKPVPATQWPALIAKLSRC, encoded by the coding sequence ATGGAGCCGCTCGGGATCAATAACGCCACCACTCGTCCGGCCGTTTTTCACTGGCTTTCGCAGCTCCGTATACCCGCATTTGCACTCGATTTACAGGGACAGGTGGCCGGCTGGAACGAAGCGTTGGTGACGCTGACCGGTGTGCCGCAGGCGATGATGCTTGGTCGCAAGGATCCTTGGCTGGCATTCAGCGAAACGTCACAAATGTTGACGGCCCAGTCATTATTGCAGCAGTTTCAGCAAGCACAGCGACGTGGGCAGGTGCTACCGGAATGCATTCACGAGGCCGGTCAATATCTGCTGCCACATAATCGCCGTGAATGTTTACTGGTCAGCGATGCCACTTTGCTGCGGGACGAGCGGGGCGTTATCTGCGGTGTGCTGCAGCTGATTCAGGATCGCAGCGAGCAGGAAAAAGCAGCGACCCGTTTTCGGCGCCTGTTCACCGCTTCACCTGACCCGGTCTGGATTATCGAAAACAATACCTTCGTTGATTGCAACGACGCCGCTGTGTCGATGCTCGGTTACGCCAGCCGTGAGCAATTGCTGAACACTCATCCATCGAAGCTGTCACCCGAGTTCCAGCCGGACGGTATGAGCTCCTATGAAAAAGCTGAGCTGATGATGAAGCTGGCAACGCAAAATGGCCTGCACCGATTTGAATGGGTGCATACCCGCGCTGACGGCACCGACTTCGATGCCGAAGTAACACTGGCGCGGCTGGAAATTGGCGGCAATCATGCCATCTATTGCACCTGGCGCGACATTACCGAGCGCAAGAAATCCGAGTCGGCCGTAAGGCTGTACGCTTCGGTTTTTCAGAACAGCGGCGAAGCCATATTGATCACTGACCCGCAAAATCGCATCGTAGCGGTCAATCCGTCACTGTGTCGGCTCACCGGTTACAGCGAAGAGGAATTGCATGGCAAGAACCCGCGAGTATTGTCGGCCGGGCGGTCGCCAAAATCGACATATGAGCAACTATGGGCGGCGTTGAACTCCGAGCGGTTCTGGCAGGGCGAGCTTTGGGATCGGCGCAAAGATGGCAGCGTGTTTGTCAAATGGGCGGCAATCAGCGTCAATGTCGATGACGCCGGCAACGTGGTCAATTACATCGCTTCGTACAATGACATCTCCGAACGCAAAGAAGCGGAAGCGCGTATCGATTGGCTGGCCCATCACGATGCCTTGACTGAGCTACTGAACCGCCATGGGCTGGCACAACAACTGAAACAAGTGATTGCCAGCGCACAACGCAATAAGCAACAGCTGGCGCTTATTTTCCTCGACCTCGACCGGTTCAAAACCATCAACGATACGCTGGGTCATCATATTGGTGATCAATTATTGGCAGAGGTAGCGCGGCGGCTGCGGGCATTGTTGCGTGAATCCGATGTCATTGCCCGGCTTGGTGGCGATGAGTTTGTCATGGCCCTAACCGAGCTGAACTCTGCCAATCAATCGATGGCCGTAGTACGCAAACTGGAGGCCAAACTCAACGAACCCTATTTGATTGACGGACGTTTATTGCACCTGACGCCAAGCATGGGGGTCGCGTTGTATCCTGATGATGCAACCTGCGCAGACGAACTGATGAGGCAGGCCGACACCGCGATGTATCACGCCAAGGAAAGCGGCCGTAACAACACGCAGTACTATGCCGCAGAAATGGGACAGCGCGCTGTGGTGCGCATGGAGCTGGAGCGCGAACTATGGCGTGCGCTGGATAGCGATCAGTTCACTCTATATTATCAACCGATTATGTGTGCTCAGGATGGGACGATATGCGGCGCCGAAGCGCTGTTGCGCTGGCATCATCCGGAACGTGGCATGATTTCTCCGGCCGAGTTCATTCCAGTGGCCGAAGAATGCGGAGCGATTTTAAAACTCGGTGCCTGGGTGCTGGATGAAGCGTGCCGACAAATGCAGGCCTGGCAAACGGCAGGCATCGCCCCTGCGCGTATCGCCGTCAACATCTCTGCCCATCAATTGCGTCAGGATGGTTTACTGCAATGGGTTGGCGAGTGCCTGGCCAGGTATCAATTGTCGGCAGAATGTCTGACCTTGGAAGTTACCGAAACCGCAGCAATGGAGCGGCCGGAAAATGCCATCGCGATACTGAATGCGCTACGGCAAATGGGGGTCGAACTTGCCATTGATGATTTCGGTACCGGCTATTCGTCATTGGCGTACTTGCAGTCGCTACCTATTCAGAGCTTGAAACTCGACCGCCGCTTTGTCATGCACATGTGTGTGAACGAAAGTGACGCCGACATTGCGGCCGCGTCGATCGCATTGGCACAAAAGCTCGGTTTGAAGGTGGTGGCCGAAGGCGTGGAAACGGTCGCGCAGCGCGATGCCTTGGTGGCTCAAGGTTGCGACATGCTGCAAGGTTTCTTGTTCAGCAAGCCAGTGCCGGCGACGCAGTGGCCAGCATTGATCGCTAAATTGTCTCGCTGTTGA
- a CDS encoding alpha/beta fold hydrolase translates to MAISVQASSCRDTKPYQDARAIIEELGRIVAPNGVQESYKTRIGGIEQWLNVRGQDKANPMILFVHGGPASPAMPSIWQFQRPIEEYFTVVNWDQRGAGKTFSETEPESISDTIHIERFVDDAIELAEFLRKRYHKEKIILMGHSWGTIIGFKAALKRPELFHAYVGIGQVINTRDNERISFEYGLAQAKAHGNTEAIKALEAIAPYPGEQPITRERIIVARTWPQHYGGLTAFRDNSTYYYRAPLLSPEYQADDVCAINKGNVFTLGRVLPEFLDVDFKPITKFPIPVVMFMGRHDYTTPSEPTASWLKNVDAPYKQAVWFERSAHMVPWEEPGKTLISLLSYVRPLAMAKPE, encoded by the coding sequence ATGGCGATAAGCGTCCAGGCCTCGTCGTGTCGGGACACCAAGCCTTATCAGGATGCGCGGGCGATTATCGAAGAGCTCGGCAGGATTGTCGCGCCCAACGGCGTGCAGGAGTCTTACAAAACCCGCATTGGTGGTATTGAGCAATGGCTGAATGTCAGAGGTCAGGATAAAGCCAATCCAATGATTCTGTTTGTCCATGGTGGCCCGGCTTCGCCAGCGATGCCGAGCATCTGGCAGTTTCAACGGCCAATCGAGGAATATTTTACCGTTGTGAACTGGGATCAGCGCGGTGCCGGAAAAACGTTCAGTGAAACGGAACCAGAAAGCATTAGCGATACGATTCATATTGAGCGCTTTGTTGACGATGCCATTGAGCTCGCTGAATTTTTGCGCAAACGTTATCACAAAGAAAAAATCATTCTGATGGGACATAGCTGGGGAACGATCATCGGTTTCAAAGCGGCGTTGAAGCGACCGGAGCTGTTCCATGCTTATGTCGGCATTGGGCAGGTGATCAACACCCGCGATAACGAGCGCATCAGTTTCGAGTACGGTTTGGCCCAAGCCAAAGCCCACGGCAATACCGAAGCGATAAAGGCGCTTGAGGCGATTGCCCCATACCCAGGTGAGCAACCGATCACGCGTGAACGCATCATCGTGGCACGCACCTGGCCACAGCATTACGGTGGCCTGACGGCATTTCGCGATAACTCCACTTATTATTATCGTGCGCCGCTATTGTCTCCCGAATACCAGGCAGACGATGTTTGCGCGATCAACAAAGGCAATGTGTTTACTTTGGGGCGAGTGTTACCGGAATTTCTGGACGTGGACTTCAAGCCGATAACGAAATTCCCGATTCCGGTCGTCATGTTCATGGGGCGGCATGATTACACGACGCCGTCCGAGCCAACGGCTAGCTGGCTGAAAAACGTTGACGCGCCGTACAAACAAGCGGTCTGGTTTGAGCGCTCGGCACATATGGTGCCTTGGGAGGAGCCAGGCAAAACCCTGATCAGTTTGCTGAGTTATGTACGACCCTTGGCCATGGCGAAGCCAGAATAG